Below is a window of Synechococcus sp. UW179A DNA.
ACACAAAAGCCCAAAGGGAAAAATCACAGGCAAAAGAAGTACTAAAAAAGGCACATAATGAATATAAAAATGGGCGCCTAAAAACCACGAAGGCACTACTAGAACAGATAATAAAAACAAATCCGGAAAACAGTTACGCACTGGGATTTCTTGCCTCAACAGAAAAAGCACTCGGGAACAAAGGAGCGGCTATAAAACTTTTTGAGCAGTCAATTAAAATCAACAAGGACAACCCAGATATCCTCCACAACTATGCCGGGCTACTAAAAAAAGATGACCCAGACAAAGCCATAAGAATGTCCGATAGGGCTGTTGCAATCTCACCTGATAACTTTAATTACCTAGAAAGAAATGGATTTCTAAAATGGAAAAAAGGAGACCTAGAAAATGCGCTAAATGCAACAATCAAGGCAGTAAAGCTTAATCCATATGCAATTAATGCCCATATGAATCTAAGTGGAATCTACAAAGAACTTGGAGATCTTGATCAAGCTTTATCCTCAACAATAAAATCACTCGAAATCAAACCCGATAACGCCGATGCACTCATCAATCTAAGTGGCATCTACAAAGGGCTTGGCAATCTCGACCTCGCATTATCCTCCATCCTTAAATCACTCGAAATCAAGCCTGACGAACCGATCGCACTCACAAACCTAGGGAGCATCTATCAAGAGTTAGGAAACTTTGAGAAAGCACTGGCTCCAACAATCAAATCCCTAAATCTAAAAACTGATAACCCAAATGCATACATAAATCTAGGCCTCATTCACAACGGGCTTGGTAATTTAGAACAGGCCCATACTTACGCTCAAAAATCCCTAGAGTTACAGCCCAACTCATCAAAAACATTGTACTTAATTGGCAAGATTAGAATGGCGGAGGGTAATGTGAAAGAGGCAAAGAAAGCCCTATTGGATGCAATCGACAGCAACCCAAGCGAAAGCGCAGCATACTATGAATTAAGTGTCATGATATCGACAACAGAAGAAGCAGTAGAACTCTTGAAAATAGCAAAATCAATAGAAATGAAAAAATTAGACCCTAAGAACAAAATGTTTGCACAATTCACCTTATCCAACTGTTTTCACACCATAGAAGACTTCAAGTCAGCCTCTCAACATCTAAAAATAGCTAACGAATACAAATTATCAGTACACCCTTCTAACGTCAATCAACTAAAGAATTTAATAGAGAAGAATTTTACACAAAAAACATACACAAGCAAAGTGCAAATTAATACTCAATGCGGCAAAGGTAGAATATTTATTGTTGGAATGCCACGAAGCGGTTCCACGCTTCTGGAAACAATATTAAGCACCAACCCTGACATCCAAGACTTGGGAGAAGTTAGATCACTAGCCAAGGCAATTCG
It encodes the following:
- a CDS encoding tetratricopeptide repeat-containing sulfotransferase family protein; translation: MTGFGRLRADNNTKAQREKSQAKEVLKKAHNEYKNGRLKTTKALLEQIIKTNPENSYALGFLASTEKALGNKGAAIKLFEQSIKINKDNPDILHNYAGLLKKDDPDKAIRMSDRAVAISPDNFNYLERNGFLKWKKGDLENALNATIKAVKLNPYAINAHMNLSGIYKELGDLDQALSSTIKSLEIKPDNADALINLSGIYKGLGNLDLALSSILKSLEIKPDEPIALTNLGSIYQELGNFEKALAPTIKSLNLKTDNPNAYINLGLIHNGLGNLEQAHTYAQKSLELQPNSSKTLYLIGKIRMAEGNVKEAKKALLDAIDSNPSESAAYYELSVMISTTEEAVELLKIAKSIEMKKLDPKNKMFAQFTLSNCFHTIEDFKSASQHLKIANEYKLSVHPSNVNQLKNLIEKNFTQKTYTSKVQINTQCGKGRIFIVGMPRSGSTLLETILSTNPDIQDLGEVRSLAKAIRNFQEHTKNNLNKPNLCELYSQQIPLRSNKLKYTVDKNLYNFIYTGWIIHHMPSAKIIHCRRHPMDNILSMYRSNLLAGNNYTSNLQDTARILIMQEILMQNYKEIHPQSIFSFDYDEFVREPKTQLLKLLEWLNLEYNESYLHPENSKRIVSTASVMQVRKPISNKSVGGWKNYKKLLKPAQNILDAAGIFKTNLK